The following coding sequences lie in one Sulfuricurvum sp. genomic window:
- the nadD gene encoding nicotinate (nicotinamide) nucleotide adenylyltransferase: MKLALYGGSFDPPHAGHVRIVNEALKILPVNRLVIVPASRNPFKATVRASSAVRYKWLKSIFAAYPNVEISDFEIQQNRSVPTIETVKHYATLYDEIYLIIGADNLEKLHEWHRFEELNRMVHWVVASRGNIPIPKNMISLNVKEEISSTDFRSSFSSLGLEPNIENDIITYYKELNESEN, encoded by the coding sequence ATGAAGCTTGCTCTCTATGGCGGAAGTTTTGATCCGCCGCATGCCGGACACGTCCGTATCGTTAATGAAGCGTTGAAGATTCTGCCTGTAAATCGGTTGGTAATCGTCCCAGCATCACGAAATCCATTTAAAGCTACAGTACGCGCGAGCAGCGCCGTACGGTATAAATGGCTAAAAAGTATTTTTGCTGCTTATCCGAATGTCGAAATCAGCGATTTTGAGATTCAACAAAATCGCAGCGTCCCGACAATCGAAACGGTCAAACATTATGCGACTTTATACGATGAAATCTACCTTATTATCGGGGCAGACAATCTAGAGAAGCTTCATGAATGGCATCGATTTGAGGAATTAAACCGTATGGTACACTGGGTTGTAGCTTCACGGGGCAATATCCCTATTCCGAAAAATATGATTTCCCTCAATGTCAAGGAGGAAATCAGTTCAACCGATTTTCGTTCATCCTTCAGCTCTCTAGGGCTTGAACCGAACATCGAAAATGACATTATCACTTACTATAAGGAACTCAATGAATCCGAGAATTGA
- the rsfS gene encoding ribosome silencing factor, with product MNPRIEKISAILDQNKAEAIEVFDLHGGDYFADYVILATSLGERHTLALLDHLKKGLKPEEQFLYVDESGDWVAIDLGDILIHILTPQYRVKYDLESFLGEIAARKNK from the coding sequence ATGAATCCGAGAATTGAAAAAATAAGCGCTATCCTCGACCAAAATAAGGCCGAAGCAATCGAGGTTTTTGACCTCCACGGAGGCGATTATTTCGCTGACTACGTTATCCTTGCCACATCGTTAGGGGAGCGCCATACTCTTGCCTTACTCGACCATCTCAAAAAAGGGCTCAAACCTGAAGAGCAATTTTTGTATGTCGATGAAAGCGGAGACTGGGTAGCTATCGATTTAGGCGATATCCTAATCCATATCCTTACCCCTCAATACCGGGTCAAATACGATTTGGAAAGCTTTTTAGGTGAGATTGCAGCCCGAAAGAATAAATAA
- a CDS encoding ElyC/SanA/YdcF family protein, whose product MNTPPASVHYIHVLGSGHVSNPKFPLSSQLEINGLVRVIEGIRLYKLSKQCKLIFSGYAGKDPISEAQINGKMAMAMGVSPSDIILLDAPRDTFEEAIADKTISGNETVILVTSASHMPRAKTLFEKAGVRVIPAPTDFEAKKREPYWKFPSAEGLECSEKAFHEYFGLIWGRLSGIL is encoded by the coding sequence ATGAATACTCCTCCTGCATCAGTGCATTATATCCATGTATTAGGTTCCGGACATGTCTCTAATCCAAAATTTCCGCTCTCCTCCCAACTTGAAATCAACGGTTTGGTCCGCGTCATTGAAGGGATCCGGCTCTATAAACTTTCCAAACAATGCAAATTGATTTTTAGCGGGTATGCCGGAAAAGATCCGATTTCAGAAGCGCAAATAAATGGAAAAATGGCAATGGCAATGGGGGTGAGTCCATCTGATATCATTTTACTTGATGCGCCCCGAGATACATTTGAAGAGGCGATAGCCGACAAGACAATTTCAGGCAATGAAACTGTCATTTTAGTCACCTCAGCATCGCATATGCCACGGGCAAAAACCCTTTTTGAAAAAGCCGGAGTCCGCGTTATTCCGGCTCCAACAGATTTTGAAGCTAAAAAAAGGGAACCTTATTGGAAATTTCCATCTGCTGAAGGGTTAGAATGTTCCGAAAAAGCATTTCATGAATATTTTGGACTTATTTGGGGAAGATTGTCTGGGATTTTATAA
- the mqnP gene encoding menaquinone biosynthesis prenyltransferase MqnP, translating to MQRIAKRLRDFNELVMFQHTVFSLPFIFTAMIVAAGGWFGFKLLLLGALAAISARNAAMGFNRYVDRKFDKHNPRTAGRPSVDGRLDGASIFIFTAVNAVVFIAVAYFINELAFYLSVPVLVVLLSYSYFKRFSSMAHIVLGISLGMAPIAGAIAVLGYVPLWSFWLSIGVVFWVAGFDLLYSLQDMDFDRTNNLHSIPSRYGSSATLKISASFHILSVLFWALFVFEAGLGYPAILAVVFSGAMLTYEHYLVRKDFTQIDRAFFTVNGYLGFVFIGLIILDKVIV from the coding sequence GTGCAGCGAATCGCGAAAAGATTACGAGATTTTAATGAACTGGTTATGTTTCAACATACCGTTTTCTCTTTACCTTTTATTTTTACTGCTATGATTGTTGCAGCCGGCGGATGGTTCGGATTTAAACTTTTGCTGTTAGGCGCTTTAGCGGCAATCAGTGCACGAAATGCGGCGATGGGTTTTAATCGCTACGTGGATCGCAAATTTGACAAACATAACCCTAGGACCGCAGGGCGGCCGAGTGTAGACGGACGATTGGACGGAGCATCCATCTTCATTTTTACGGCTGTCAATGCTGTCGTATTTATAGCAGTCGCTTATTTCATTAACGAGCTTGCGTTTTATTTGAGCGTACCGGTATTGGTTGTATTGCTCAGTTATTCGTATTTTAAACGGTTTAGTTCGATGGCACATATCGTATTGGGTATTTCGTTGGGAATGGCTCCCATTGCCGGTGCAATCGCCGTACTGGGCTATGTGCCGTTATGGTCTTTTTGGTTGAGTATCGGAGTAGTTTTCTGGGTTGCCGGATTTGATTTGCTCTACTCACTGCAGGATATGGACTTTGATCGGACCAATAATCTGCATTCGATCCCTTCCCGTTACGGAAGCAGCGCGACACTAAAAATATCGGCATCGTTTCATATCCTTAGTGTCCTTTTTTGGGCACTTTTTGTATTTGAAGCCGGTTTGGGATATCCTGCCATACTGGCAGTTGTATTTTCGGGGGCTATGCTCACCTATGAGCATTATTTGGTACGTAAGGATTTTACCCAGATCGATCGGGCATTCTTTACGGTAAACGGCTATTTGGGATTTGTATTTATCGGATTAATAATTTTAGATAAGGTGATAGTATGA